The sequence TTCACCACGTTGGGAATGATTACGCATCGCTCTATCCGGATTTCGTTGAGTATTGGCAGTTGAACGTGTAATTTCCTCCAGGACTCACCCACCATCGGAGGTAATGGCTAGTCTCAGTCCAACTTCTGACCTTATTCATCTAGGGTCGTCCAGAGTAGCTGCATAAACACCTTTGCAGCGGTCGTAGTAGCGCCTATGAACCCTAACGGGTCAAACAAAGTAGCGATGATCGATAAAATCTTCCGTTTTGTCAATGTTTCAACTGACTCGACCGGTGGAACGTCGAATTGAAAGCGGAATACGTCCTTTCCGGTAACCAAGTCAGACCCAATGCCTTCACCGATGGATCTGGATCGAGATTTATGCCTTCCGCCAGACGAATTGCACGATTGTCGTCCGGGATACTCTTCAGGACCTCAGCACAATTTGACGCCCATTTCCTAAGCTGAAAACCACCGGATCTTGTCATCTCGTCTAGTTGTTGCTGTATCTTCTTGGCATCCTCCAAGTTATCGCAGCCGGTGATGACGTCGTCCATGTACGTGTCCTCTGTAATTGCCTGCGCCGCCAGCGGGTACCGTTCTCCTTCATCCATGGCCAGTTGAGTCAGTGTACGAGTTGCCAAGAACGGGGCCGGTTTCGTTCCGTAGGTTACGGTGTTCAGCTCGTACACACATACCTCCTCCAAAGGAGACGGACGCCAGAGAATAGATTGGAATGGCCTATCCTCAGGGTGCACAAGTATCTGCCGGAACATCTTCTCAACGTCCGCCACCAAGAGAATCTGTTTCATGCAACTACGAAGGATGATTGATCGGAGAGACTGTTGAATAACTGGCCCTACCAGCAATACCTCATTCAACGCCAATCCCGAAGCAGTCTTACAGGAGGCGTCGAACACCACGCGGACCTTAGTGGTGGTGCTGGCCTCTTTGACCACCGGATGATGAGGGAGAAAACATCGTTTAGTCGCTTCTGGATCCTCTTCAACCTTTCGCATATGACCTAACTGCAGGTACTCCTCCATAAACCTTATGTACTGCTTCTGAAGATTAGTATCCTTGATAAGCCTTCGTTCGGTGCTCAGAAACCGCCGAAATGCGATCTCCTAGATTCTCCCAACCTGGAAATGGCATTTTCGTTCTTGGGAAGTGCTACGGAATAGCGGTCATCGGATCTGCGTTGAACTGTTTTCGAGAAGATGGCTTCACAGCGAGATTCTTCGGGGGAATAGCTATTCGTGGAGTCTGCTTCCTCCATGGCCCAGAATCGAGTAAGTAGATGTTCTAATCGATCTGTAGTTGCGATGTTACAGCTGCTTTGCGAACCTTGAATATCTTCGGAGAATCCTCCACTGACAATCGAACCAAATACGGAGTCATGCAATGCTGGATTTTTAGCTCCAAGCTCGATTTTCCTGCCAGAGTCGAAATagtcaaaaaaaatccttcaattcCAAGAACGAAATCCACCCTGATGACACACAAAAGGATGGATCGGCGAGCTCGACTCCTTTAGGTATTGTCCAACCAGCGATGTTGACGTTAGCAGTAGGAAGATTGCTTGTTACCTTCGGAAGTACCAGAAAGCCCATCTGGCGAGAGAACTCCGAAAGACGAGAGCGAATCGTAGCCACAATCCGTTGGTTCACTTTGATTGCTGACAGACCAATGCCGTGAGCCGAAATATTAACCTTACTCAGCCGCTGGCTGAGATGCTCGGTAATGAAATTACTCTCTGATCCCGAATCGAGGAGAGCACGAGCAGGAATCTTTTTGCAGCCGTCATCCTGAACAACGACAATTGCTGTTGCCAACAAAACCTTCGACGAGCATTGGTGAACTGTGTCTGCCACCAAGCTGTCCGTAGCCGCCAGGTTAGCTACCAAGTAGAGCCAGATGTCGATGGAGTAGGTTCTGGGGTTCCTTTTGCCACGTTGTTACCACGTTGCTTGGATGATGGCCTTAGG comes from Armigeres subalbatus isolate Guangzhou_Male chromosome 2, GZ_Asu_2, whole genome shotgun sequence and encodes:
- the LOC134210085 gene encoding uncharacterized protein LOC134210085, giving the protein MEEYLQLGHMRKVEEDPEATKRCFLPHHPVVKEASTTTKVRVVFDASCKTASGLALNEVLLVGPVIQQSLRSIILRSCMKQILLVADVEKMFRQILVHPEDRPFQSILWRPSPLEEVCVYELNTVTYGTKPAPFLATRTLTQLAMDEGERYPLAAQAITEDTYMDDVITGCDNLEDAKKIQQQLDEMTRSGGFQLRKWASNCAEVLKSIPDDNRAIRLAEGINLDPDPSVKALGLTWLPERTYSAFNSTFHRSSQLKH